The Pseudophryne corroboree isolate aPseCor3 chromosome 10, aPseCor3.hap2, whole genome shotgun sequence DNA segment gaaaaaaaaaaaagggacagatCGATCAAAGCTATATAGCTACAGAGAATATTGGGACTTTAAAACAGCCAGTTACACACCCTAAAAAACGCCAAACATTACATATGGGCGAGGCCTGGAACAGTCCTGTTCTACAAGAATAATTGCTTCTATTAAATACGCTTTACAGTGGCCATGGTGACTGGTTTAGAACAGCTGGGGGATTTGCAAGCTGATGGTTAAACAACGTTCAGTCTGTGTAAAACAAGCAAAATCGTTCTGAATCTGTACTCTGTTCGTGATGAAAGGTAGGGGTTTCTGCACAAGAAATTGGTGTATGTTAAGCAGATAAGGCATTGCTTTTAACCCAACTTACTGGAGAAACCTATGTAAGCAAGAAGCTGTGAATTACTGTATTCCTGCACAGCCAGCAAGAAATGAGTCTAAGGTATTCATACTAGCCCAGtttcaggattagaaaccacactgTTTATGTAATAAACAGCCATTATCCAAGCTTCCACTTGCAGACAGGAGACAGCAGGTCTGTACTGAACAAACACGGGGTATTAATATTCTGTGCACATGATACTGGCTTGAAAAGAGACCAGAAAGCCACGTCACTGAGAAAGTTCAAGCCTTATATGTAGGTCACAGAACCACAGATAAGGTGGGATCTCATTCCTCTGGCAACTGTAGCAGAACATGAGCCTTCAATATTCCATGGCAAGCCAGGGACGAGCAAGCAACTGGTCTAAAGTTAGTCATTAGTGGACGGGGCTCTGGGTAACGTCAGTTTCTTCATACTGAGGTGGCGATTCAGCATCATTCGATGAGGCTTGCTGACTAAGCTGCTGATCAACCTCCTCTTCAGGGCCTTCATGTTCTGTGATATCCTCTAGTTTTGGGCCAGACACAGAGGCACCAACTTCAGTATTGGGTTTGGACATCTTTATGGCTTCTTCATATGCCGGCGGGAGCTCTAGAGCATAAAGGCTGTAAGCTGGGGGAGACATTGTGCTTCTGTCAACGTCACCAAAGGCAAACATATGAGGATACTGTACGGAGCtatatgctgaaaatatcacacaaaaaaaaaaaaagaaaaagaaaagttaaTATTTACTGCAATACATCAAAACTTGTAGAAGGCTTTCAAAAGGAAAGACCCATTTACACACTATATTCATTTAAAGAGCAAGTAAAGCTCCATTGCAAAAGTAATTCTAAAAGGCAGCGTAGTACCAAGCAGATTAATGTGCATTCAATTAGCTGCTAATAGTGTGTAGTTTATATGGCAAAGAAaatggatgcccccccccccccccccccatgattacACACTGCAGTACCATGTGTCTAACTAATATCACCCCAATTAGTGGTTAAATTCGGTCAGCCAGGCAAATTAATAATTAATGAAAACAAATGTGAATGGAACAGAGAATAGCGCTTGGTGGAGACCGAAGCAgcctgggtgtattctggtgactcccaatcacctAAATGGCTAATGGACAACAGATATTTGCTGAgtacaccgttggcgctcccaccctTTGAACAACAGTCCGTCGAAATCTTGATAAATAGTCCCAAAGTAAGTCCTATGTTTCACTTGTAGGATTCTTCTTTCTAAATGTTCTTCTCCAGAAATTCATTCAAGATTTTTCTTGTATGGAGATATTCGTCAGAGAGAAGAAATAccacatatagtgtagtaatttgAATAAAAAGTGGGTTTATTAAAGTGCATTAAATTCTCGTATCCAATAAAAGTGGCAAATTCACATTataataaaattggaaccgtaccgtgtcgagctcccagcatggagcaatgaaaagaggcattctgccctgaggaagagttatacaactcgaaacgcgttggcagcactgaatgatccatctacctgcatttTGAATAACAGGAGAACCCTACCAGGTCCTGCGGCCGGTGTTttgcgtgaagggaggagggaggaatttcggaaccttccaattttactcttttcattgctccatgctgggagctcgacacggtacggttccaattttattatAATGTGAATTTGCCACTTTTATTGGATACGAGAATTTAATGCACTTTAATAAACCCACTTTTTATTCAAATTActacactatggaggtcattccgagtcgttcgctctgaaaatttcttcgcatcgcagcgtttttccgcttagtgcgcatgcgcaatgtccgcactgcgactgcgccaagtaaatttgctatgaagttcggatttttactcacggctttttcttcgctcaggcgatcgtagtgtgattgacaggaaatgggtgttactgggcggaaacaggccgttttatgggcgtgtgggaaaaaacgctaccgtttccaggaaaaaacgcgggagtggctggagaaacggaggagtgtctgggagaacgctgggtgtgtttgtgacgtcaaaccaggaacgataagcactgaactgatcgcagatgccgagtaagtctgaagctactctgaaactgctacgagatgtgtaatcgcaatattgcgaatctttcgttcgcaattttaagaagctaagattcactcccagtaggcggcggcttagcgtgtgcaatactgctaaaatcgccttgcgagcgaacaactcggaatgagggcctatatgtggtaTTTCTTCTCTCTATGACGAATATCTCCATACAAGAAAAATCTTGAATTAATTTCTGGAGAAGAACATTTAGAAAGAAGAATCCTACAAGTGAAACATAGGACTTACTTTGGGACTATTTATCAAGATTTCGACGTGACTTTTGTTCAAagggtgggagcgccaacggtgtacTCTGCAAATATCTGTTGTCCAAATTAATAATTAATGCCACAATGGTGTTCTAAAACACTTGCCACTTGAATGCACAGAGCTACTACAAGGCTGCAACCACCAGAAGCAATATTTGAGCTTTTAAACAGGCAAGAATGTTAAAGTGACGCAACGCTTTAGTTATTATTCCCAAACCTTATAATAGTTGTGGCCTTATTACCACAGTATGTTGCATCTCTACCTCTGTTTGACACTGAACGCCATTGGCATTATTGTGGAACTATCACAGAGGAGGAGTGAAACCAATACTAGTTAAAAACAGTGACCTCACACACAGACAGTCTGGATGCAACATGGACGACTCATGGCCCAATTTATCAAACATTATATCCATCACCAACAATGGACGCAACCATTTTTTGGGGGGACTGAACCCTGTCAAATCAGAAGGAACATCAGACCCATAAGGCACATACATGTCTCAACGATGTTACCTGCCCTAGCTTACGGAGAGACTGCATTCTCGTGAAGGTATGCAGTTTGTAGGAGACGGGTACATTTTAAACACCAAACTGTTAACAGCCTATTTTTAGCATTTCTATTGTCTTGATTCAATTACTCACAGGTAACTGTGCTGTGAATGGTGCTGTCATTGTCTATAGCGATCACAGTCACTTCATAGGGTTGGTTTGGCAGAGTCTGCACGGGCGGCTTCTTCTTTTTGCAACAAAACTTTATGCAGCTGGCTGTGGTGCCACAGAGCAAGAGCAGGAATATGGTGATCAAGATCAGCCTGGAGAGAAAGAGCGATAAAATCTATATAAACTCAGACAGAAAATGCATCACTGGCAGTGCTTTTAGCAAGGCATTGTAACAGGCATGCTATAGTAGTTACAAAAGCAGAAAATAAAGCCAGTGAACCAGC contains these protein-coding regions:
- the TMEM52 gene encoding transmembrane protein 52 yields the protein MRVCGLNTRGALVLLCCLQLMISFCLADDSECDMPGRCPQSTNWVNLWYVWLILITIFLLLLCGTTASCIKFCCKKKKPPVQTLPNQPYEVTVIAIDNDSTIHSTVTSYSSVQYPHMFAFGDVDRSTMSPPAYSLYALELPPAYEEAIKMSKPNTEVGASVSGPKLEDITEHEGPEEEVDQQLSQQASSNDAESPPQYEETDVTQSPVH